From a region of the Mycolicibacterium sp. MU0050 genome:
- a CDS encoding YqgE/AlgH family protein, producing the protein MAQPEDPEDFVAPAAQRVRAGTLLLANTDLLEPTFRRSVIYVVEHNDGGTLGVILNRPSEMAVYNVLPQWAKLTAKPKTMFVGGPVKRDAALCLGTLRVGVDADGVPGLRHVSGRIVMVDLDADPDELAPVLEGVRIFAGYSGWTIGQLEGEIERDDWIVLSALPSDVLVEPKVDLWARILRRQPMPLAMLATHPVDTSRN; encoded by the coding sequence ATGGCTCAGCCCGAAGACCCCGAGGACTTCGTCGCCCCCGCGGCGCAGCGGGTGCGCGCCGGGACGCTGCTGCTGGCCAACACCGACCTGTTGGAACCGACCTTCCGGCGCAGCGTCATCTACGTCGTGGAACACAACGACGGCGGCACGCTGGGGGTCATCCTGAACCGGCCCAGCGAGATGGCGGTTTACAACGTGCTGCCGCAATGGGCCAAGCTCACCGCCAAACCCAAGACCATGTTCGTGGGCGGGCCGGTGAAGCGCGATGCCGCCCTGTGCCTCGGGACGCTGCGGGTGGGTGTCGACGCCGACGGCGTGCCCGGGCTGCGGCACGTGTCGGGCCGCATCGTCATGGTGGACCTCGACGCCGATCCCGACGAGTTGGCCCCGGTGCTCGAGGGTGTGCGGATCTTCGCAGGGTACTCCGGGTGGACCATCGGTCAGCTCGAGGGCGAGATCGAGCGCGACGATTGGATTGTGTTGTCCGCGTTGCCCTCTGACGTGCTGGTGGAGCCGAAGGTTGACCTGTGGGCACGGATCCTGCGCCGTCAGCCGATGCCGTTGGCGATGCTGGCCACCCATCCGGTCGACACCAGTCGCAACTGA
- a CDS encoding TIGR03084 family metal-binding protein encodes MGAAGPILDDLAAESDELDGLVAPLTAEQWRAPTPAPGWTVAHQIAHLLWTDRVALISVTDEPGFADVLATAAADPTGFVDAAAAELAADAPQPLLTEWRATRAALHEALRGVPDGRKLLWFGPPMGAASMATARLMETWAHGLDVADALGVQRAPTARLKSIAHIGVRTRDFAYTVHGETPPSAPFHVELRAPDGGTWTWGPADADQRITGSAADFCALVTQRRALRDLDVVAHGADAQHWLTIAQAFAGPPGSGR; translated from the coding sequence ATGGGCGCAGCCGGACCGATCCTGGACGACCTGGCGGCCGAGAGCGACGAACTCGACGGCCTCGTCGCGCCGCTGACCGCCGAGCAGTGGCGCGCGCCGACCCCGGCGCCGGGGTGGACGGTCGCGCACCAGATCGCACACCTGCTGTGGACCGACCGCGTCGCGCTGATCTCGGTGACCGACGAGCCCGGATTCGCCGACGTGCTGGCCACCGCGGCGGCCGATCCCACCGGCTTCGTCGACGCCGCCGCCGCCGAGCTCGCCGCCGACGCACCCCAGCCGCTGCTGACCGAGTGGCGCGCCACCCGCGCGGCACTGCACGAGGCGCTGCGCGGGGTGCCCGACGGCCGCAAGCTGCTGTGGTTCGGCCCGCCGATGGGCGCCGCCTCGATGGCCACCGCGCGGCTGATGGAGACCTGGGCCCACGGCCTGGACGTCGCCGACGCGCTCGGGGTGCAGCGCGCTCCCACGGCGCGACTCAAGTCGATCGCGCACATCGGCGTGCGCACCCGCGACTTCGCCTACACCGTGCACGGCGAAACGCCGCCCAGTGCACCGTTTCACGTGGAACTACGCGCGCCCGACGGCGGCACCTGGACGTGGGGACCGGCCGACGCCGACCAGCGCATCACGGGTTCGGCGGCCGACTTCTGCGCCCTGGTCACCCAGCGCCGGGCGCTGCGCGACCTCGACGTGGTCGCCCACGGCGCCGACGCGCAGCACTGGTTGACGATCGCGCAGGCGTTCGCAGGCCCGCCCGGCTCGGGCCGCTGA
- a CDS encoding CCA tRNA nucleotidyltransferase, producing MSEPRPRSAAAAPPAEDDAALLARAVVALQRHAEPLQQLGALFSEAGQELYLVGGSVRDALLGRLGTDLDFTTDARPDAVQRILRPWADGMWDTGIEFGTVGAARQGHRVEITTFRADTYDQVSRNPEVRFGERLDDDLVRRDFTVNAMAVRIDPAAPGGVGEFVDPLGGLAALRARVLDTPAAPEVSFGDDPLRMLRAARFVSQLEFTVAPRVRAAIERMAPELGRITAERIAAELDKLLLGADPVAGIDLMVESGMGEQVLPEIGAMRMAIDEHHQHKDVYQHSLTVLRQAIDLEDGVPDLVLRWAALLHDIGKPATRRHEPGGGVSFHHHEVVGAKMARKRLRALKYSKQMVDDVSQLVYLHLRFHGYGDGRWTDSAVRRYVTDAGPLLNQLHRLVRADCTTRNKRRAARLQANYDDLEQRIAELAAKEDLQRVRPDLDGNEIMRLLDIPAGPQVGRAWNHLKELRMERGPLSREEAEAELLKWWNAEGGSTV from the coding sequence GTGTCCGAGCCCCGTCCACGCAGTGCCGCCGCCGCCCCTCCCGCCGAGGACGACGCCGCATTGCTGGCGCGCGCGGTGGTGGCGTTGCAGCGGCACGCGGAGCCGTTGCAACAACTCGGTGCGTTGTTCAGCGAGGCCGGCCAGGAGCTCTACCTGGTGGGCGGCAGTGTCCGCGACGCGCTGCTGGGCCGGCTGGGCACCGATCTGGATTTCACCACCGACGCCCGCCCCGACGCGGTGCAGCGCATCCTGCGCCCGTGGGCCGACGGCATGTGGGACACCGGCATCGAGTTCGGCACCGTGGGCGCGGCGCGCCAGGGTCACCGGGTGGAGATCACCACGTTCCGGGCCGACACCTACGACCAGGTGTCACGCAATCCGGAGGTGCGCTTCGGCGAGCGCCTCGACGACGACCTGGTCCGCCGCGACTTCACTGTCAACGCGATGGCCGTGCGGATCGACCCGGCCGCGCCCGGCGGGGTAGGGGAGTTCGTCGACCCGCTGGGCGGGTTGGCCGCGCTGCGCGCCCGGGTGCTCGACACCCCCGCGGCCCCCGAGGTGTCCTTCGGCGACGACCCGCTGCGCATGCTGCGCGCCGCCCGGTTCGTCTCGCAACTGGAGTTCACGGTGGCCCCGCGGGTGCGCGCCGCGATCGAGCGGATGGCGCCGGAACTGGGCCGCATCACCGCCGAGCGGATCGCCGCGGAACTCGACAAGTTGCTCCTGGGTGCCGACCCGGTGGCCGGCATCGACCTGATGGTCGAGTCCGGGATGGGCGAGCAGGTGCTGCCGGAGATCGGCGCCATGCGGATGGCCATCGACGAGCACCACCAGCACAAGGACGTCTACCAGCATTCGCTGACGGTGTTGCGCCAGGCCATCGATCTGGAGGACGGGGTGCCGGACCTGGTGCTGCGGTGGGCGGCGCTGCTGCACGACATCGGCAAGCCCGCGACCCGCCGCCATGAGCCGGGCGGCGGCGTCAGCTTCCACCACCACGAGGTGGTCGGGGCGAAGATGGCCCGCAAGCGCCTGCGGGCCCTGAAGTACTCCAAGCAGATGGTCGACGACGTGTCCCAGCTGGTGTATCTGCACCTGCGGTTCCACGGCTACGGCGACGGGCGCTGGACGGATTCGGCGGTCCGCCGCTACGTCACCGACGCCGGCCCGCTGCTGAACCAGCTGCATCGGCTGGTCCGGGCGGACTGCACCACCCGCAATAAGCGCCGCGCCGCCCGGCTGCAGGCCAACTACGACGACCTCGAGCAGCGCATCGCCGAACTCGCCGCCAAGGAGGACCTGCAGCGGGTCCGGCCCGACCTCGACGGCAACGAGATCATGCGGCTGCTGGACATCCCCGCCGGCCCGCAGGTCGGCCGCGCCTGGAACCACCTCAAGGAACTGCGGATGGAGCGCGGACCGCTCAGCCGCGAGGAGGCCGAGGCCGAATTGTTGAAATGGTGGAACGCCGAGGGCGGCTCAACCGTCTGA
- a CDS encoding MFS transporter, translating to MTNPRRSLAGLRSVRGLPLFRRLLELRIASQFGDGLFSAGLAGALLFNPERAANPWAIAGAFAVLFLPYSLLGPFAGALLDRWDRRLVLVGANTGRLVLIVGVGALLATHSSDVAVLCCALLVNGCSRFVGSGLSAALPHVVPRDQVVSMNSVAIAAGALAAFAGANFMLVPRWLIGADDAGAAAVIFLVTIPVTIALVLALRFPARSLGPDDTARAVGGSAIYAVATGWVHGARTVLAVPAVTATLAGLAVHRMAFGINTLLVLVIVRHTDVPSVDVAGLGTAVLFVAATGTGSFLATVLTPAAVRRWGRYATANGALGAAAAVQLAGATLHLPVLVLCGFVLGGLGQVVKLCADSAMQLDVDDALRGHVFAVQDSLFWVSFIAAVTAAAAVIPADGQAPVLAVAGALLYLSGLAVHAAVGRLR from the coding sequence GTGACCAACCCGCGCCGCTCGCTGGCCGGCCTGCGGTCCGTGCGCGGCCTCCCGCTGTTCCGGCGGCTCCTCGAACTGCGGATCGCCAGCCAGTTCGGCGACGGCCTGTTCTCCGCCGGGCTGGCCGGCGCGCTGCTGTTCAACCCCGAGCGCGCCGCCAACCCGTGGGCCATCGCCGGGGCGTTCGCGGTGCTGTTCCTGCCCTATTCGCTGCTGGGCCCGTTCGCCGGGGCGCTGCTGGATCGCTGGGATCGGCGGTTGGTCCTCGTCGGCGCCAACACCGGCCGGCTGGTGCTGATCGTCGGCGTCGGCGCGCTGCTGGCCACCCACTCCAGCGACGTCGCGGTGCTGTGCTGCGCGCTGCTGGTCAACGGCTGCAGCCGGTTCGTCGGCTCCGGGCTGTCGGCCGCGCTGCCCCACGTCGTGCCCCGCGACCAGGTGGTGTCGATGAACTCGGTGGCCATCGCCGCGGGCGCGCTCGCCGCGTTCGCCGGCGCCAACTTCATGCTGGTGCCGCGCTGGTTGATCGGCGCCGACGACGCCGGGGCCGCGGCCGTCATCTTCCTGGTCACGATCCCCGTGACGATCGCCCTGGTGCTGGCGCTGCGGTTCCCCGCCCGGTCGCTGGGTCCCGACGACACCGCCCGCGCCGTCGGGGGCTCGGCGATCTACGCCGTGGCCACCGGCTGGGTGCACGGGGCGCGCACGGTGCTGGCCGTCCCGGCGGTCACCGCCACCCTGGCCGGTCTGGCCGTACACCGGATGGCCTTCGGCATCAACACCCTGCTGGTGCTCGTCATCGTCCGGCACACCGACGTGCCGTCCGTGGACGTCGCCGGCCTGGGCACGGCCGTGCTGTTCGTGGCCGCCACCGGCACCGGGTCCTTCCTGGCGACCGTGCTGACGCCGGCCGCGGTGCGCCGCTGGGGCCGCTACGCCACCGCCAACGGCGCGCTGGGGGCCGCGGCGGCGGTGCAGCTGGCCGGCGCGACGCTGCACCTGCCGGTGCTGGTGCTGTGCGGGTTCGTGCTCGGCGGCCTGGGACAGGTGGTCAAGCTGTGCGCGGACAGCGCGATGCAACTCGACGTCGACGACGCGTTGCGCGGGCATGTGTTCGCCGTGCAGGACTCGCTGTTCTGGGTCTCTTTCATCGCCGCGGTGACCGCCGCGGCGGCCGTCATCCCCGCCGACGGGCAGGCGCCGGTACTGGCGGTGGCCGGAGCGCTGCTGTATCTGAGCGGGCTGGCCGTGCACGCGGCCGTCGGACGTCTACGGTGA
- a CDS encoding NUDIX hydrolase yields the protein MSEGEQAKPRRRRGRRRGRRAAGPAQAPADAQSDSPREATPKTAVNTPNVVAAARPTAPPGKNRRARPPRLRTVHETSAGGLVIDGIDGPRDEQSAALIGRLDRRGRMLWSLPKGHIEQGETAEQTAIREVAEETGIQGTVLAALGSIDYWFVTEGRRVHKTVHHYLLRCTGGELSDEDVEVSEVAWVPLSELPTRLAYADERRLAEVAGELIHTLQTHGPEALPPLPPSSPRRRPQAHSRTRDRRDGPRPDRRGERRGDRQIDRRTDESAPGRTNGCGKSP from the coding sequence GTGTCCGAAGGCGAACAGGCCAAACCGCGACGGCGCCGGGGGCGGCGTCGCGGTCGTCGTGCCGCCGGACCCGCTCAAGCGCCGGCCGACGCACAGTCCGACAGTCCGCGCGAGGCCACCCCCAAGACGGCCGTGAACACCCCCAACGTCGTCGCGGCGGCGCGCCCCACGGCGCCGCCCGGCAAGAACCGCCGCGCCCGGCCGCCGCGCCTGCGCACCGTGCACGAAACCTCCGCCGGCGGCCTGGTGATCGACGGCATCGACGGGCCGCGCGATGAACAGAGCGCCGCCCTGATCGGCCGCCTCGACCGCCGGGGCCGGATGTTGTGGTCGCTGCCGAAGGGCCACATCGAGCAGGGCGAGACCGCCGAGCAGACCGCGATCCGCGAGGTGGCCGAGGAAACCGGTATCCAGGGCACCGTGCTGGCCGCGCTTGGCAGCATCGACTACTGGTTCGTCACCGAGGGTCGCCGGGTCCACAAGACCGTGCACCACTACCTGCTGCGCTGCACCGGCGGTGAGCTGTCCGACGAGGACGTGGAGGTCAGCGAGGTGGCCTGGGTGCCGCTGTCCGAACTGCCCACCCGCCTCGCCTACGCCGACGAGCGCCGGCTCGCCGAGGTCGCCGGCGAGCTGATCCACACCCTGCAGACGCACGGGCCCGAGGCGCTGCCGCCGCTGCCGCCGAGTTCGCCGCGGCGGCGGCCGCAGGCCCACTCCCGCACCCGTGACCGCCGCGATGGCCCCCGCCCGGATCGCCGCGGCGAGCGGCGCGGCGACCGCCAGATCGATCGCCGCACTGACGAATCCGCGCCGGGTCGGACGAACGGTTGCGGAAAGTCGCCATGA
- a CDS encoding pullulanase has protein sequence MDYCLGAGDGTASMWTAAPDVDIDGDGVLDGVGVDLDDDGLSDDALVDLDDDGLADHAVLDFADPAAAWFTDDGSGSWALAAAAPGTGSPLRWYSLDGVEHSGGPLVDFDADGVAHDRLLDSDGDGLADRVIAEDKSVGYVDVDGDGRMDLKLVDADGDGAADDAAAL, from the coding sequence ATGGATTACTGCTTGGGTGCCGGCGACGGCACCGCTTCGATGTGGACCGCCGCCCCGGACGTCGATATCGACGGCGACGGCGTCCTGGACGGGGTCGGGGTGGACCTGGACGACGACGGCCTGTCCGACGACGCCCTGGTCGACCTCGACGACGACGGCCTCGCCGACCACGCCGTCCTGGATTTCGCGGACCCCGCCGCCGCATGGTTCACCGACGACGGATCGGGCTCCTGGGCGCTGGCCGCCGCGGCGCCGGGAACGGGGTCCCCGCTGCGGTGGTACTCGCTGGACGGGGTGGAACATTCCGGCGGTCCGCTCGTGGATTTCGACGCCGACGGGGTGGCGCACGACCGGCTGCTCGACAGTGACGGGGACGGCCTGGCCGACCGGGTGATCGCCGAGGACAAGTCGGTGGGCTACGTCGATGTCGACGGTGACGGCCGGATGGACCTCAAGCTGGTGGACGCCGACGGCGACGGCGCCGCCGACGACGCCGCGGCCCTGTGA